From the genome of Meriones unguiculatus strain TT.TT164.6M chromosome 17, Bangor_MerUng_6.1, whole genome shotgun sequence:
AAACAGCTGGCCGATTTTAATCATGGCATACACGATGATGCCGGCTACGACGGCCTGAGCTACTAAAAGCAGAACGTAAAGACCCCAGTAGAAGCTGTGATCGCGACTTTCACCCCGGGCCACCAGCTGGACCCACGCCTGGGACTGCAAGTTGTCAGGCAGCTGGGAGGGGACCGGGGCATCCAGAGCGTTCTCAGTGGGAGGGTCAAGAGGCAGACCACGAGGGTGCGGGCACCACGGGTCACCCTGCAGCAGCTCCCAGAACGACAGGCCGGCGCGTGGCTCGGGGCCACGGCACTGCGGGGGCTCGTCCGGGCCCAGGAGGTCCTGGTGATGCCGCAACCACTGGAGGAAGGGCCACAGGCCACAGTCGCAGAGCCAGGGGTTGTGGCCCAGCGCGACCAGAGACAGCCGGGGCAGGGCCGCGAACACGTCCCCCGGCAGCGTCTCCAGCTGGTTGTGCTCGAGCCGCACGGTCTCGAGGCTGCTGAGGTTGCGGAAGAGCGCCCGGGGCAGGGCCCGCAGCCGGTTGTGGCGCAGCGACACCTGGCGCAGGCGGCTGAGGTCGCGCAGCGCGTCCTCCGGGAGCTCCGCCAGGGCGTTGGCGTGCAGCGCGAGCGCGCGCAGCTCCGGCAGCCCGCGGAACGCGCCGCGCGGGAGCGCGCCCAGGCGCGGGTTGCCCGTCACCGCCAGCGTCTGCAGGCCGCTCAGGTTGCGGAAGACGGCGGCGGGCAGCGTGCGCAGCTGGGTGCCGTTCAGCCACAGCTCGCGGAGGCCGGCCATCTCCCCGAACAGCACCTCCGGGAGCTCCTCCAGGGGGTTTTCGAACAGGGTCAGCCGGGTCACGCTGCTCGCGTGCAGGAAGAGCGCGGGCGGCAGAGACCCCAGGCGATTTCCCGACAGAGTCAGGGTGCTCAGGTTTCCGAGGCGGTCGAAGGCGCCGGGGGCGATGGAGCGGAGTTGATTCTGCTCCAGCCGCAGCTCGGTCAGGGCGCCGAGGTTGTCCAGCAGCCCCGAATCCACAGAAGCGAGCTGGTTTGAGTAGAGCAGCAGTTTCTCAAGCTTAACTTGCGCCCCCAGCAATCCCTTGGGCAGGTGGGTCAGGTTGTTCCGTGATAAATCCAACACCTTCAGCTTCCCCAGGCTGGAGAAAAGGTTAGCGGGAAGGAAGGAGAGCTGGTTCTGGTTCAGACAGAG
Proteins encoded in this window:
- the Gp5 gene encoding platelet glycoprotein V, whose protein sequence is MLRSALLCAALALVRAQPFPCPRTCKCVVRDAAQCSGGSVAHIAELGLPTNLTHILLFRMDRGVLRNHSFSGMTVLQRLMLSDSYVSAIDPGTFNDLINLKTLRLTRNRISHLPRAVLDKMVLLEQLFLDHNALRDLDQNLFQKLLNLQELCLNQNQLSFLPANLFSSLGKLKVLDLSRNNLTHLPKGLLGAQVKLEKLLLYSNQLASVDSGLLDNLGALTELRLEQNQLRSIAPGAFDRLGNLSTLTLSGNRLGSLPPALFLHASSVTRLTLFENPLEELPEVLFGEMAGLRELWLNGTQLRTLPAAVFRNLSGLQTLAVTGNPRLGALPRGAFRGLPELRALALHANALAELPEDALRDLSRLRQVSLRHNRLRALPRALFRNLSSLETVRLEHNQLETLPGDVFAALPRLSLVALGHNPWLCDCGLWPFLQWLRHHQDLLGPDEPPQCRGPEPRAGLSFWELLQGDPWCPHPRGLPLDPPTENALDAPVPSQLPDNLQSQAWVQLVARGESRDHSFYWGLYVLLLVAQAVVAGIIVYAMIKIGQLFRTLIREKLLMEAMGKPCN